Proteins encoded in a region of the Pelobates fuscus isolate aPelFus1 chromosome 11, aPelFus1.pri, whole genome shotgun sequence genome:
- the LOC134577000 gene encoding indolethylamine N-methyltransferase-like, producing the protein MDPSSPKYYHKDHVDPKNLYDTYVCATADKKHMDELLLFPLKVISSVVKSGCLRGNTLIDISIGSLIFHLLPLCKYFKDITILEFNEHCLKELKKWLNKEEDALDWSHAAKFAAELEGNSEKWVEKEDDLRRCIKGILPCDFTKENPTDPVVLPKADCVINLYVLGGVSKDLDSYRHNLMTISSMLKLGGHLLLIGGFNASYYKVSGHKYHILNFSEEELRTILKDCGFSIERMEMMESKIRSDIVYYHHVFFACAVKIREF; encoded by the exons ATGGATCCCAGCTCTCCTAAATACTATCACAAGGATCATGTTGATCCAAAAAACTTATACGACACTTATGTTTGTGCCACAGCAGATAAAAAGCACATGGATGAGCTTCTATTATTCCCTTTAAAGGTAATTTCTAGTGTGGTGAAATCAG GTTGTCTAAGAGGAAACACCTTGATTGACATTTCTATTGGCTCTTTAATTTTCCACTTGTTACCACTTTGTAAATATTTCAAAGACATCACTATTCTAGAGTTTAATGAACACTGTCTAAAAGAGCTGAAGAAATGGCTGAATAAAGAAGAAGATGCTTTGGATTGGTCTCATGCCGCAAAGTTTGCTGCAGAGCTTGAAGGAAACAG TGAAAAGTGGGTAGAGAAGGAAGATGATCTAAGAAGATGTATTAAAGGCATATTGCCATGTGATTTTACCAAAGAAAACCCAACTGACCCTGTCGTGTTGCCAAAAGCAGATTGTGTGATTAACTTGTACGTGCTGGGTGGCGTTTCAAAGGACCTGGACAGTTACCGTCATAATCTAATGACCATATCATCTATGCTTAAATTAGGAGGGCATCTTTTATTGATTGGGGGGTTTAATGCATCATATTATAAGGTTAGTGGGCACAAATATCATATTCTTAATTTTAGTGAAGAGGAACTAAGAACAATTCTGAAAGATTGTGGTTTTTCTATTGAACGAATGGAAATGATGGAAAGCAAAATACGCAGTGATATTGTATATTATCATCATGTTTTTTTTGCTTGTGCTGTCAAAATCAGAGAGTTTTAA